A window from Camelus dromedarius isolate mCamDro1 chromosome 9, mCamDro1.pat, whole genome shotgun sequence encodes these proteins:
- the LOC105093783 gene encoding uncharacterized protein LOC105093783: MSWPRPPGPDEDAPETLLDDLISYYMDGAGEGWLRVCRQGALTHRAQRLLGTVAPPQLFLPEAMDSDLGATHPQGAPSSTQHICHELVRALEFLELISINLLLFPWRKEIRSLKTYTGNFAYWVRPVLSEHTVHTILGRLGYMATSEAKFSLVQAISEEDAKQVVFEIFLTRVACEAILQTPGHRLHLN; this comes from the exons ATGAGCTGGCCCCGACCCCCAGGTCCAGACGAGGATGCTCCTGAGACCCTCCTGGACGACCTCATCAGCTACTACatggatggggcaggggagggctggCTCAGGGTCTGCAGGCAAGGAGCCCTCACCCACAGGGCCCAGCGGCTCCTGGGTACAGTGGCCCCTCCTCAGCTCTTTCTGCCTGAGGCTATGGACTCTGATCTGGGGGCCACTCATCCCCAGGGGGCTCCCAGCTCTACCCAGCACATCTGCCACGAACTGGTGCGGGCACTGGAGTTCCTGGAACTAATCTCCATCAACCtacttctgtttccctggagGAAGGAAATCAGGTCCCTGAAG ACATACACGGGGAACTTTGCCTACTGGGTGCGGCCCGTGCTTTCTGAACACACAGTGCACACCATTCTGGGCAGGCTGGGCTACATGGCCACCTCCGAGGCCAAGTTTTCACTGGTCCAGGCCATCAGCGAGGAGGACGCCAAACAGGTGGTGTTTGAGATCTTCCTGACAAGAGTCGCGTGTGAGGCCATTCTCCAAACCCCAG GTCATCGTCTGCATCTGAATTAA
- the BEAN1 gene encoding protein BEAN1 isoform X1, producing the protein MSFKRPCPLARYNRTSYFYPTFSESSEHSHLLVSPVLVASAVIGVVIILSCITIIVGSIRRDRQARLQRHRHHHRRHHHHHHRRRRRRHREYEQGYVSEGHTYSRSSRRMRYACSPADDWPPPLDLSSDGDVDAMVLRELYPDSPPGYDECVGPGATQLYVPTDAPPPYSLTDSCPTLDGTLDAGGGHSPGRHQQAQRPQGQNGLRTVSMDTLPPYEAVCGASPPASLLLLPGPEPGPRSSQGSPAPTQAPASGPERVM; encoded by the exons TAGCTCGATACAACCGCACCAGCTACTTCTACCCCACGTTCTCAGAGAGCTCAGAGCACAGCCATCTGCTCGTGTCTCCCGTGCTGGTGGCAAGTGCAGTCATAGGTGTGGTCATCATCCTCTCCTGCATCACCATCATCGTGGGCAGCATCCGCAGGGACAGGCAAGCCCGGCTCCAGCGGCACCGCCACCACCAtcgccgccaccaccaccaccaccatcgccgccgccgccgccgccatcgaGAGTACGAGCAGGGCTATG TGTCTGAAGGGCACACATACAGCCGCTCGAGCCGCAGGATGCGCTACGCCTGCAGCCCTGCTGATGACTGGCCTCCACCCTTGGACCTCAGCTCTGATGGGGACGTGGATGCCATGGTGCTCCGAGAGCTGTACCCGGATTCTCCACCAGG TTACGATGAGTGTGTGGGGCCGGGGGCCACTCAGCTGTACGTCCCCACGGATGCCCCGCCCCCCTACTCACTGACCGACTCCTGCCCCACGCTGGACGGCACCCTGGACGCGGGCGGCGGCCACAGCCCCGGGCGACACCAGCAGGCGCAGAGGCCACAGGGCCAGAATGGCCTCCGCACGGTCTCCATGGACACACTGCCCCCTTACGAGGCCGTGTGTGGGGCCAGCCCCCCAGCgagcctgctgctgctgccgggACCAGAACCAGGGCCAAGGAGCTCCCAGGGCTCCCCGGCCCCAACCCAGGCCCCAGCCTCCGGCCCAGAGAGGGTTATGTGA
- the BEAN1 gene encoding protein BEAN1 isoform X2: MSFKRPCPSRYNRTSYFYPTFSESSEHSHLLVSPVLVASAVIGVVIILSCITIIVGSIRRDRQARLQRHRHHHRRHHHHHHRRRRRRHREYEQGYVSEGHTYSRSSRRMRYACSPADDWPPPLDLSSDGDVDAMVLRELYPDSPPGYDECVGPGATQLYVPTDAPPPYSLTDSCPTLDGTLDAGGGHSPGRHQQAQRPQGQNGLRTVSMDTLPPYEAVCGASPPASLLLLPGPEPGPRSSQGSPAPTQAPASGPERVM; the protein is encoded by the exons CTCGATACAACCGCACCAGCTACTTCTACCCCACGTTCTCAGAGAGCTCAGAGCACAGCCATCTGCTCGTGTCTCCCGTGCTGGTGGCAAGTGCAGTCATAGGTGTGGTCATCATCCTCTCCTGCATCACCATCATCGTGGGCAGCATCCGCAGGGACAGGCAAGCCCGGCTCCAGCGGCACCGCCACCACCAtcgccgccaccaccaccaccaccatcgccgccgccgccgccgccatcgaGAGTACGAGCAGGGCTATG TGTCTGAAGGGCACACATACAGCCGCTCGAGCCGCAGGATGCGCTACGCCTGCAGCCCTGCTGATGACTGGCCTCCACCCTTGGACCTCAGCTCTGATGGGGACGTGGATGCCATGGTGCTCCGAGAGCTGTACCCGGATTCTCCACCAGG TTACGATGAGTGTGTGGGGCCGGGGGCCACTCAGCTGTACGTCCCCACGGATGCCCCGCCCCCCTACTCACTGACCGACTCCTGCCCCACGCTGGACGGCACCCTGGACGCGGGCGGCGGCCACAGCCCCGGGCGACACCAGCAGGCGCAGAGGCCACAGGGCCAGAATGGCCTCCGCACGGTCTCCATGGACACACTGCCCCCTTACGAGGCCGTGTGTGGGGCCAGCCCCCCAGCgagcctgctgctgctgccgggACCAGAACCAGGGCCAAGGAGCTCCCAGGGCTCCCCGGCCCCAACCCAGGCCCCAGCCTCCGGCCCAGAGAGGGTTATGTGA